TACCAAACCCATGTACAGGGCGTTCCACCATCATACGTACGTACTCTTCCGACACATCAACTGCGTCGATTTCCATATCGTATATTTTTTCCCAGTGGGGCACCAAGTCCGGTTTACCAAAAAATGGAGTTACAAAATGTAACCCTTTTACCCTAAGCCCCTGATCCTGTATTACTTTTACAGCGAGCAGAGAATCCAGTCCGCCGGACAGTAATGCCACGGCGTCATATTGCTTCGTTACCTTTTCCATGCACGCCAAATAAGACCCATTACGTATAAAAGCAAGACTAGTTTTACCCTTCAAACCCTATTCGTCTGATTTCATGAATAAAGATTTTCGGACACATATTTTTTTGATACTCTTGATTTGTACAATGTACATAATCAACGTTGCACCTTTTGGAGATTGCCCCTAACTCAGCGATTTGCTATTCACGATGAGCGCTCCCCAAACAACACTTCCCGTACGGAGATAAAAAAATGGCTACTAAATCCGCAATGAGTTCGGATGATATGCGTCGTGAGGCTCTCACCACGGCTATGGGCACTATTCAACGAAAATACGGACAAGGTGCCGTAATGAGACTGGATGACGATGCACATGTCGCAATCCCTATTATCCCATCCGGCTCGATCACAATTGATATGGCACTGGGCATCGGTGGCATTCCGAAAGGTCGTGTTACAGAAATTTTTGGCCCTGAATCTTCCGGCAAAACTACCCTTGCGCTACATGCCATTGCACAATGCCAAAAGCAGGGCGGAACTGCGGCATTTATTGATGCAGAACACGCACTTGACCCAACATATGCTCGCCAACTCGGTGTCAATACCGAAGCGCTGCTTATCTCCCAGCCGGATTACGGCGAGCAGGCTCTTGATATTGCAGACATGCTTGTTCGTTCCGGTGCTGTTGATATTATTGTTATCGACTCCGTTGCTGCGCTTATTCCGCAGGCAGAACTGGAAGGCAACATGGGCGAAACACAGGTAGGTGGCCATGCACGACTTATGTCTCACGCCCTGCGTAAACTTACCGGTACAATCCATAAATCCAATGTGTGCGTAATGTTCATCAACCAGATCCGTATGAAGATTAACACAATGGGCTACGGTAACCCGGAAACTACTACCGGTGGTAACGCACTTAAATTCTACGCTTCTATCCGTATTGATGTACGCCGTATTCAGTCCCTTAAGGATAAAGAAGAAGTGTACGGTAACCGCACACGCGTAAAAATTGTTAAAAACAAAGTTGCACCACCATTCCGTGAAGCTTTATTCGACATTTTGTACGGAACAGGCATATCCCGTACTGGTGAATTGATCGATCTTGGTGTAGAACACGGTATAGTAGATAAAAGTGGTGCCTGGTATGCGTACGGCTCTGAGCGTTTAGGTCAGGGTAAAGAAAATGTTCGAGCTTTCTTGAACGATAACGACGCAATCAGAGATCAAATTGAAAAGAAATTACTTATACATTTGGGCGTAATTGAGGAAGATAATGGAGAAGCAAAGCCGGAAGCGGCTCCTGCTCCTAAAAAATCTTCCAAAAAATAACATCGCTTCTCATATTTGAGAATAAAGTACGCCGCCCTGACCACAGGGCGGCGTTTCTTTTAACAATAAGCCGTTAATGTTTTTCTAAGGGAGACAACGCTGTGATTACCGCAAACGAAATTCGGGAGAAGTTTCTCAAATTCTTCGAGGACAAGGGACATAAAATTGTGTCTTCTTCGGCCCTCATTCCTGCCGACGACCCCACTCTGCTCTTCACCAACGCAGGTATGGTTCAGTTTAAAAAAACATTCCTCGGTCAGGAAAAACGAGCGTATGTACGTGCCACCACTTCCCAGAAGTGTCTGCGCGTAGGCGGCAAACACAACGACCTTGAAAACGTAGGCCGTACTGCACGCCACCACACATTTTTTGAAATGCTCGGCAACTTTAGCTTTGGCGATTACTTCAAAAAAGATGCTATCCGCTTTGCATGGGAATTTCTTACTGTAGAGCTTGGTCTTCCTACAGATAAGCTTTTTATCACCATCTACAGCGATGATGACGAAGCTAAAGAAATCTGGATGACCGAAGCAGGCGTGCCTGAAGAA
The Halodesulfovibrio sp. MK-HDV genome window above contains:
- the recA gene encoding recombinase RecA: MATKSAMSSDDMRREALTTAMGTIQRKYGQGAVMRLDDDAHVAIPIIPSGSITIDMALGIGGIPKGRVTEIFGPESSGKTTLALHAIAQCQKQGGTAAFIDAEHALDPTYARQLGVNTEALLISQPDYGEQALDIADMLVRSGAVDIIVIDSVAALIPQAELEGNMGETQVGGHARLMSHALRKLTGTIHKSNVCVMFINQIRMKINTMGYGNPETTTGGNALKFYASIRIDVRRIQSLKDKEEVYGNRTRVKIVKNKVAPPFREALFDILYGTGISRTGELIDLGVEHGIVDKSGAWYAYGSERLGQGKENVRAFLNDNDAIRDQIEKKLLIHLGVIEEDNGEAKPEAAPAPKKSSKK